ATTTATCTGAATTAAATGACTTAGAGAGAGAAGATAATGAGTATAGTATAAATTTTATAGATTTAGGATTAAATAAACTATTTAATTGTATATAAGATATTTTTAGAAAATAAATTTTTTGATTTGCCACATTTTGTAAAAAAATTGTTGCAATATTATATAGAATGTGATAAAACTATATTAATAAATTAATTAATAATAATGAGCCTAGGGTAGAGGTAGCTATATTCAAGAGTAATCAATAGTAGCTGGTAAGTGTTGATGGTTGATGAAAGGGTCTATAGCCGAAGAAAAGTTGTTGACAAACAAGTTTTCTGGACTTATGCATAATATGCATAAGGCTGTCACTTTTAAAGTGGTGAGCTACAAGGTTACTTGGTCTATGAAGTTCACACGTCCAAAGTATACCTTTGGGCGTTTTTATTTATCAAAATTTAGCTTTAGGGGGAAAAGGCATGAGTATAATTGTCCAAAAATATGGAGGAAGTTCAGTTGCAGATACTGACAAAATAAAGTCAATTGCAGAAAATATAATAGAAAGAAGAAAAGAAAATCCACAAATGGTAATAGTTGTATCTGCTATGGGAAAATCAACAGATGAATATATAAACTTGGCAAAAGAATTGAGTAATGAACCTAGTAAAAGAGAGTTAGATGCTTTAATGTCTACTGGAGAAATGATTTCAGCATCTTTATTATCAATAGCATTAAATGCACTTGGATGTAAAGCTATAAGCTATAATGCTTATCAGTTAAATATAAAAACAAGTGGACTTCATGGAAAATCTCAAATTGATGATATAAATGTAAACAGAATAAAAAATAGTTTAGATGAAGGGAATGTTGTAATAGTAACTGGATTTCAGGGGATCAATGAAGATGGCGATGTAACTACTCTTGGAAGAGGTGGTTCAGACACATCTGCTGTAGCTCTTGCAGTTAAATTAAATGGTAAATGTGAGATATATACAGATGTTGATGGAATTTATTTTACAGACCCAAGAAAATATACAAAGGCAAGTAAACTTGATGAGATTGAATATGAAGAGATGCTTGAATTAGCAAGTTTAGGAGCACAAGTAATGCATTCAAGAAGTATAGAGCTTGCACAAAAGTATGGTGTTGAAATTTATGTTGGACGTACATGTGGTACAGTAAAAGGAACATATATAAGAGGGGGAAAAGACATGAAATTAGAGGATAAAGTAATAACAGGATTAGCTACTAGTGATGATGATAGTTCTATAACAATAAAAGACTTTAAGGTAGAAAATATATCTAGTTTATTTGAAGATATAGCAACTATGGGAATAAGTGTAGATATGATAAGTCAAACTGCACCTATTTTAGATAAAATAAGTGTGTCATTTACAGTTCCAAAAGAAGAATTAGGAGAGTGCAAAAAGATAGTATCTAAATATACAAATGAAGAGAATGTAGTAATTGATAATAATATCACTAAATTCTCTTTAGTAGGTCTTGGTATGAAAAATACTTCTGGAGTTGCTGCTAAAGTATTTAAGATATTTAATGAAAATGGTATAATGGTAAAACTTATAACTACATCAGAAATTCGTATAACTTGTGCCATAAATTCTGATGATAAACAAGTAGCTATTGAGAAAATAGCAGAAGTATTTAATATATAAAATTTAGGGAGGATATTATGAAACTTCATGGAAGTATGACTGTAAAAGATAATGAATTATATATTGGAGGAGTAAGCTGTCTAGAGCTTAGTAAAAAATATCAAACTCCATTATATGTATTTGACGAAGACTTAGCAAGACAAAATTGTAGAGAATATATAAAACATTTTAAAGCTAAAGATGGGAAAAACAAAGTTGCTTATGCAGGGAAGGCGTTTCTACCTCTTTATATGTGTAATCTTATAAATGAAGAAGATATGTGTTTGGATGTAGTTTCAGGAGGGGAACTATATACAGCTCATAAATCAAATTTTCCTATGGAAAAAGTTTTCTTTCATGGAAATAATAAAACAGAAGAAGAAATAAATATGGGATTAGATTTAGGAGTAGGTAAATTTGTAGTAGATAACTTCTATGAGTTAGATTTAATTGAAAAATTATGTGAAGAGAAGGGGAAAACTCAAGAAATATATTTTAGAATAACACCTGGAATAGAAGCTCATACACACGATTATATAAAAACAGGTCAAATAGATTCTAAATTTGGTTTTGCTTTAGTAAATGGAGATTTATTTAGAGCAATAGAAAAATTGAATGATTACACAAATATTAAATTGGTAGGTCTTCATGCTCATATAGGTTCACAAATATTTGATGTAGAACCATACATAGATACAGTAGATATAATGATGAACTTAGTAAAAGAAATAAAAGAAAAGTTTAATATACAGTTGACAGAAATTGACTTAGGTGGAGGCGTAGGTGTTTATTATAGTAAAGGTGATAAACCTAAAACTATAAGAGAATTCTGTGAAACTATAATCACTAAAGCAGAAAATTCTTGCAAAGAACTTGGAATAGAAGTACCTACATTGGTAATAGAACCAGGAAGATCAATAGTTGCAAATGCAGGAAGTACATTGTATACAGTAGGCTCAATAAAAGATATAAAAGATGTTAGAGTTTATGTAAGTGTAGATGGTGGTATGACAGACAATGTAAGACCTTCACTATATCAAGCTAATTATGAATGCAGTATTGTAAATAAGATTAACCATGAAACTATGAATCATGTAACAATAGCTGGTAAATGTTGTGAAAGTGGAGATATATTAATTGGAGATATAGATATAATGGATATAAAAAGTGGAGATGTACTTATAACAACATCAACAGGTGCATATGGATATTCAATGTCTTCAAATTATAATAAAATACCAAGAGCAGCAGTGGTGTCAGTATTTGATGGAAATGACAAGGCAATTTGTAAAAGACAAAGTTATGAAGATTTACTATCTTTAGAAGTCTAGAATAAGAATTAAATATTTAATTTTAAAATAAGTAGATTAGATGATATATCTATAGATTTAAACTAATTTTTAGTTTGTTATAGTTATTCAAGTTATATCTACTTATTTTCTGTTTTATTAACAATTTTCTTGTAATAAATATAAATTATTTTAAAAACTTCCTGATTATGATAAAATTTAAAGTATATGACAAGGAGGGATTTAATGAGAGGAAGAGTAATTTTATTGATATCGATATTATCTATATTTCTTGTAGGATGTTCATTTAATAAAAAAGATGAAATAAGCTCAACAGAACAAGGAAAAATATATTTAGAGAAACATGACTATAAAAAAGCTATGGAAGCATTATCCTCTGCATTAGAAGAAGATAGCACTAATGAAAATGCAAGAGCTATGTATATGCAATCTATGAGAATGTTAAATGTAGATGAGTTTGAAAAAGCTACAAATTATGAGGATGCAATTAAAGAACTTAAGCTTATAGAGAAAATCAAAAATGGATCATCTGTTATTAAAAATGAAGCATCTAAAAAGAAAGAGGAATTGACTAAATTAGAAAAAGAACAGAATGAAGCAGAGGAAGAAAGAAAGAAAAAGGCAAAAGACACAGCTGGAGAAGATAGATATAGAGTGGAATCAGAAGCAAAGAAATCTTCCTATAGTGAAAAAAGTAAAAATAATAAATCTAATTCCAAAAACAAAAATACAACTTCAAATAATAACAAAGATGTAACTGACAACGATTCTTCTGAAAATCAAGAAAAACCAAATACGAGCAATCCAACACCACCTTCATCAGAAAATAGTGGAGGGTCAGATAGTGGTGGAAATTCTCAGAACTTAAATAATCAGTAAATGTAAAGTATTACATATAAGTAATTAAAACTTTGTATCAGAAAATGAAATTAACTCTTAGCATATATTCTTTGCCAAGAGTTAATTTTAGTTTTTGATAGTAATGTAATAGATAATAATTAATTTTTAAAATTATAAAAGACAGGAATTATTGCAATCTCTTATCAATATATTTATCAATAGAAGTTTTTACAACAGCAGCTACAGGTACTGAAAGAAAAACACCTATAAAACCAAAAAGAGATTGTCCTATTAAAATTGCAGAAATTATCCATATAGCTCCTATTCCAACTTGATTGCCCATAACCTTTGGCTCTATGAAATTGCCATCTAGTTGTTGTAATATAAATATAAATACGATAACCCATATAGTTTTTTGTGGACTGTATAAAATTGTCATAGCTATTGGAGGTATAGCTCCAATAAATGGTCCTAAGTAAGGTATTATATTTGCTAAAAATATTATTGAAGCTAAAAATAAAGAATTTTCTATTTGAATGATAAATTGAAATCCTATAAATGCAATTATACCAATAATAAGAGAGTCTAAAATTCTACCAATTAAATAATCATAAAAAATATCATGTGTAGTTCTAAAAAATTCTATAATGTCATCAGCTTTGTTTCTAGCAGTAGAAGAATATAGTAATCTTTTAAATCCTAATGCAATTTTTTCCTTATCATATATAATATATATAGATAATATAAAGCCCATTACCATATTAAATAACATAGATGATATGCTAAGTGTATAGATTAAAAAGTTTTTAGGAATTCTACTAATAAAATTACTAGCTTCTTTTAATGCATTATCTAAGCTATGTTGTATATGAGGGATTAGAGCTTTCAAAAAATCTATGTTTGACATATTTTTTTCTATAAAATTATTTATATAATCAGTGTAGATAGGCATTTCATTTATCAATCTATTTAATGTATTGGCTATTGAAGGTATTAGTAATCTAATACCAAAAGCTAAAATAATACCTATCAATATATAAGATAAAAAAATGGATAAAAGCCTATGTGTTTTAAATTTTATTTCAAAAAGCATTACAAGAGGATTTAAGAGCAAAGCAAGTAAAATAGCTAGTAAAAATGGGCTAAAAAAGCTTAATAATCCTTCAATGCTAGATATAAAATCTGCTGGAGTATTAATAAATTTAAAAAATAAAATTCCAATAAACACGACTATTAAATAATATTTTACATTTTCTTTTGAAATAATAATCACTTCCTTAAAATAGTGTTTAATCAGCTATTACATATTAATAGTATGTGAAAAGAAATTACAATTATTTAGGAAAATTAAATAATTTTTTGGGTTGTTTTTAATTAAGGTCTAGTATAGTATAATAATGTAACAAAATTAACATTAATAAAAATATTAAATAACATATAATTTAAGATAAGAAAGGATTATGTATGAGAATTAATAAATATATAGCTTCTTGTGGAATTGCATCTAGAAGAAAAGCAGAAGAAATTATTCTTGAAGGAAGAATAAAGGTAAATGGAAATATAATAAAAGAACTATCTTTTAATATTGATGAAGAAAAAGATATAGTAGAATTTGATAATAAAAAAGTAAAGCCAAGTGAAAATTATGTCTATATAGTATTGAATAAGCCAGAAGGTTATATAACTACTGTAAAAGATCAGTTTAATAGACCAAGTGTAATAGATATACTAAAAGGTGTAAAGGAAAGAGTATATCCCATAGGAAGGCTAGATTATGAAACAAGTGGGCTTTTGATACTTACTAATGATGGAGATTTAACATATAAACTTACTCATCCAAAACATGAAATTAATAAAACTTATGTAGCAAGTGTAAAAGGAATTATAAATAAGGATGAAATAAGAAATTTTGAAAAAGGACTAAAAATAGAAGATTACACAACAGCACCTGCCAAAATTAAAGTAACCAAGGAAAATAAAGAAAAGAATTATTCTGTATGTGAAATAACAATACATGAAGGAAGAAATAGACAAGTAAGAAAAATGTGTAGGGCTATAAATCATCCAGTTTTAAATTTAAGAAGAATTTCTGTAGGTAAAATAGTATTAAAAGATATAAAAGTTGGCGAATATAGATACTTAACAGAAGATGAAATAAAATATTTAAAATCAATAAAATAACATAAAAATGAAATTAAGTTAATAGTAGGGAGAAATAATATTATGGCATATGCAAAACATTTAACTAAAATTACAGATATAAATAAATTTTATTTAGAAAATATTATTAATAAAGGTGATATAGTAATAGATGCTACCATGGGAAATGGATATGATACAAAGTATTTAGCTGAAAAGGTTGGAGAGGAAGGCTTTGTATATGCCTTTGATATACAAGAAGAAGCTCTAAAATCTACAAGAAAAAAATTGGAAAAAGAAGGATATATAGATAGAGTAAAATTAATACTTGATGGTCATGAAAATATCAATAAATATGTAAAAGAAGAAGTATCATGTGTTTTATTTAATTTGGGATATCTTCCAAGAGCAAAGCATTTAATTATAACTAAACCAGACACAACTTTAAAAGCTATAAGCTACAGCTTAGAAATATTAAAAGAAAATGGAATAATAAGTATTGCTATATATACAGGACATGATGGAGGTCAAGAAGAAAAAGATTGTATATATAATTTTGTAAATAATTTAAATCAAGATGAATTTAATGTTTTAGAATCTAAATTTTTAAATCAAGTCAATAACCCACCACAATTGATTTTAATTGAAAAGAAAAAATCACAATAAACACTAAAAAAAACTTGACAAGATTCTATTAAGAGTTAATATATATATTGTAACCTTTTAAAAATACTTTAAATAATAAGTATATGATAATTTACTTTCAAAGTAAGAGATATGCTTAAATATGCAAAATAAAATATTTAACTTTTAAATGAGTAAAAATTGAAAATTTTAAAAGAAATATTGAATAAATCTTAAAAAATGCAAGGAAAGATGGTATAATAAATTTAATCGAAAATACTATGTGAAGTATAAGGTACAGAAAAGTTAGAATTTTATGAGTTTAAGAAGTTGAGATAAAAACTAAAATAATAAAATTTTTAGAAAAAACAGTAGTAGTGACAAAAAGAAAATAGTTTAGATAACTAAAAGGAGAAAAAGATGGAAGAAACAAATGAAATGAAAGATAGTAAACATTTGATATCAAATATACAATCTCAATATACGAGATTAAGTAAGGGTCAAAAACTTATAGCACAATATATTTTAAATAATTATGACAAAGTTGCATTCATGACTGCGTGCAAATTAGGTGAAACTGTAGGTGTAAGTGAATCTACTGTTGTAAGATTTGCAAATGCTCTAGGCTATAGTGGGTATCCTAAATTACAAGCTGCACTTCAAGAACTCATAAAAAATAAATTAACTACAGTACAAAGAGTTGAAATGGCACATGATTATTCCGATGATTTTGCAATATTGAACAAAGTTTTGAAGAGTGATATAGATAATATAAGATCAACATTAGAAGAAATTGACGAAAAAGCATTTAAAGAAGCGTCTAATAAACTTTTAAGAGCAAGAAAAATATATATACTTGGTATGAGAAGTTCTTTTGTAGTAGCTCAATACCTAGGTTTTTACTTAGATATAATACTTGATAATGTCCATATAATTAGAATGGATATGGGAGATGCTTTTGAACAGATTGTAAGAATAAACGAAGAAGATGTTATAGTTGCAATTAGTTTCCCACGTTATTCAAAAAAATCTTATCAAATTGTAAATTATGCTAAGGAAAAAGGAGCACATGTAATTTCGTTAACAGATAGTTTATTTGCACCAGTAGCAGCCCTTGCAGATAATACTCTTTTGGTTAAGAGTAATATGGCTTCATTTGTAGATTCACTAGTTCCAGCACTTAGTATTTCAAATGCTCTTGCTATATCTGTTGGTATGAAAGAAAAAGAAGATATTAAACAGCACTTCGATGATTTAGAGCAAATCTGGAAGAGATATTCTGTATACGAGTAAAGTTTGTATATAATAAGTATTATTAATTATTAAAAGGCTCAAATATAGCGGTGTTTGAGTAAAAATACTATAAAAAACTGACTGACATTTAACTGACAGTCAGTTTTTTTATTTAAATAACATTTTGCTTAAATTATCAATAAAAAAAGACCCTCAAAAGAGTCTTTCCCGAAAAATCTATATAATTATAATATAGTTATATTTTCTGCTTGAGGACCTCTAGCGCCTTTAACTATATCAAAGCTTACTTTTTGACCTTCTTCTAATGATTTAAATCCTGAAGTTTGTATAGCTGAGAAATGAGCAAATACATCATCTCCACCTTCTATTGATATAAACCCAAATCCTTTTTCGTTATTAAACCATTTCACTATTCCATTATTCATTAAAAATACTCCTATTAACCTATATCAAGATATACTTGATTTAATTGTGTATTACCACAAATATTATTGTATCATAGATTAATAGAAATGTCTACTTAATTATATTTTTTAGTTAACATCTTTGGTTATTATTAATCTTAAAAATCTATTTGAAAGTTTTGTATTAATATATATTAATGCAAAAGTAGATAAAACTAAAAAGGGTTTTCTAGAAAATAAATCTATCTAATTATACTTACTTACCAATACCATAACTTGATGCAAACAAGATTCTACCACATTTTCTCCATACTCTAGTATAAAATCATCTAACTGTGTATCTATAAAATCACAATAGTCATATGAACTGCCAATATAAGCAGTTAACATATGTGTACATCTATCCATTTTATCTCTAAACATATACTATTATCCTCCTAAAAAACTTTAATAAAAACAAAAAGAAAATATCTTTTTGGCAACTGGCTGACATAACTCATAATTTAATTTAGAAGTCTTAGTCCCTATAGCTTTGCGTCACTAAATTTCTCTAGTTTTGCCGATTTAGTTTTATTCTACAACTACAATAATACATTAGAATGAATTACTATTCAACATTCTTGTTTGAAAATTAAATAAATTTAGAAATAGTTTACTTGAATTTTTGAATAATATCTAAAATGATTTAGGACTACTTTAAATTTACTTACTTTCATTAAGGAGAATACTTATTAGAGTATATACATTTAAAGATACAATTTAAATTTACTATTTTGATAATATATAACATATATGGGCAAACTATGTAACAAGATAAAGAGGAGGTATGAACATATGGAAAATTCAATGTTTTGTTATCAATGCGAACAAACTGTTGGGGGGAAAGGATGTACAAAAATAGGGGTTTGTGGTAAGACACCAGAAATAGCAGCACTTCAAGACTTATTAATCTACCAATTAAAAGGTATAAGTTGTTATGCCAAAGTTTTGTTAGATAATAAAGAAAAAATAGATAAAGATATAGTTTCTTTTATAGAAAATAGTCTATTTACAACTTTAACAAATGTCAATTTTGATGGTGATGTACATGAAAATATGCTACGAAAATCACAAGAAATAAAGCAGAGATTAAGAGAAAAAATTAAAGAACCTCTTGTAAACAATGAATATGCTGAATATAATTTAAGTGAAACAAGAAGTCAAATGTTAGAAGATGCTAAAAGAGCTGGAATAATGTTTGATGAAAGTTTAAATCCTGATATACGTTCACTAAGAATGACAATACTTTATGGATTAAAAGGAATAAGTGCTTATGGGCATCAGGCTAGAGAGCTTGGATATTATAATAATCAAGTAGATGAATTTTACTTTAGAGCACTATCAACAATTACAGATGATGATATTTCTTTAGAGAACTTAATAACATTAACTCTTAAGACAGGTGATATGAGTGTTGCTGTAATGCAAAAACTAGATGAAGCTAATACTACTATTTATAAAAATCCAGAACCACATAAGGTAAATGTAAAAATAAAAAAAGGGCCTTTTATAATAGTTTCAGGACATGATTTAAAAGATTTAGAAATGTTACTTAAACAAACCGAAGGAAAAGGAATAAATATATATACTCATGGAGAAATGATTCCTTGCCACGGATATCCAGAGCTGAATAAATATACTCATTTAGTAGGCAACTTTGGAGGAGCATGGCAAGACCAACAGAAGGAATTTGACTCTATACCAGGATGTATACTAATGACAACAAATTGCTTAATGAAACCAAGAGATTCTTATAAAGATAGAATTTTTACAACTAGTGTTGTTGGATGGGATGGAGTAAAATATATAGGTAAAAATAAAGATGGAGAAAAAGATTTTAGTGAAATAATAAATAAAGCATTAGAACTTGGTGGATTTGAAGAAAGTGAAGAACCATATGAAATATTAGTAGGATTTGGGCATAATGCTACATTAAGTAATGCACCTGCAATAGTAGATGCAGTTAAATCTGGAAAGATAAAACATTTTTTTCTTATTGGAGGATGCGATGGTGCAAGGCCTGGAAGAAACTACTATACCGAGTTTGCTAAACAAGTTCCTAAAGATTGTATAATTCTAACACTTGCATGCGGAAAATATAGATTTAATAAGTTAAACTTTGGAGAAGTAGCTGGGTTTCCTAGATTGCTAGATGTTGGTCAATGTAATGATGCTTATTCAGCAGTAAGAATAGCTTTAGCTTTGGCTGATGCATTTGATACAGACGTGAATAGTCTTCCTCTTTCAATAATATTATCATGGTATGAGCAAAAAGCTGTAGCAGATTTATTAGCATTATTATCACTAGATATAAAAAATATTTATTTAGGGCCAAGTTTACCAGCATTTATAAGTCCAAATGTATTGCAGTATTTAGTTGATACATTTAATTTAATACCTATTAGTACACCTGAAAAAGATTTGGCAGCATGTTTAAATGTTCCCGTAAAATAATAAAGAGCATAGATGATAATAAAAAAGAGTGTTTTAGACACTCTTTTCTTAATCATCTTCTACATATTCAAGTATATCACCTGGTTGGCAGTCTAAAGCTTTACAAATCTCATTTAATGTGGTAAATCTAACAGCTTTTGCTTTACCAGTCTTTAAAATTGATAAATTAGCATTTGTAATATCTATTTTTTCAGCCAAATCTTTAAGTGATATTTTTCTTTTTGCCATCATTACATCTAGATTAACTATAATTGCCATAATATCACCTCTATATCGTTAAATCATTATCTTCTTTTATTCTTATAGCTTTATTAAATGTTTCAGCAATTACAAAACACATTAGTGCAAATATAAAAGAGATGACCATAAGTGGTGAAATTCCTCCACTATCAGTTCCAAAGACTCTTATATTACTGGTATTTAAACTATAACCATTGATACATTCAATTATAGTATTTATCAATAAGCAATATCCCATTATTTTAAATCTCTTTACATTTTCAAGTATGAAAGGTGAGTATTTAGTGCTATTAATTATAAAAGTTAGGCATAAGATAACTATGAAATAGTTAGAAAAATACATTATTCTAACAACTAAAATGAATAATTTTTCAAAGTTAAAATCATACAAAAACATAGGTATCATACACATGAATAGTATACCAGATAAACTTAAAATTACTAGTATAAAGTATAAAAATACTGATAGAATGTTGTTGAAAAGTCTTGTAATCATTAAATATCATCTCCTTAATATAACGTATATTATTGATTATAATATAGTATTTATTGTTTTTCAATAATAAATTATTGACACAGGATATAAAAATATTATAATATATATGTAAATAAGAATATTAAGGTGGTAAGTTTATATGAAAAAGAATATAAGTTCTAAAATATTGAATAATATTGTGCTAGTCGGAATAATTTTGACTTTATTATCACTTATTTTAACACCATTAGTACTGACAGCATATTTTAAAAGTGGTATGGGAATTACAAATACAAATATGCCAACTATAATATCCGTAGCTATATATGTATGTGCTATTCCATACGTTGTATCATTGTTTATGTTAAAAAGACTATGTAAGCTAGTGGCAATAAATAATCCATTTTCAAAAGAGATACCTAAAAACTTAAAAAAAATATCCATATGTGCATTTAGTGAAATTTTTATATTCAACTTTGTAGTGATAATATTATATTATTGTTATGATATATACTTATATGCAATTACTATAATACCTGTAGTTATAGTATCCTTTATTTCGTTAGCAATAGGATTTTTAGCTTTAGTTTTATCAATTTTATTCGATAAAGTTATTGAAATAAAAGATGAGAATGATAAAACAATATAATAAATTTAAATATTAATATGTTTACCAAAAACATTTTAGGTTGATTTTATTAGATTTAATTTTACTCAATGCTATAGTAGTAAAACATATTAATAATACATAAGAGAGTAGGTTTTATAGATAATTATAGCTTATTAGTAAAATAAATTAAAATTATACAATGCAGAAAGAAAAAAGATAGATATAATGATTTAATGTTATATCACTCTTTTTTCTTTTTATGTTAATTTGAGTATAAAATACTTTTTCTGTTTTAAGAGTTTTAAAAGTACCTTTTATAGTGATTAATTTATTGTTTACTTGATTATTTTAATGATAATAAGATAAAGTGAATTGATAAAATAGTTATTAAAATTTATGTATAAATAGTAATAATGAAATTATTTTAACTCAAATAAAGTATTTGACCATTCATTTAATACTTTTAATTGCTCTGGTGTATTAAACCAATGTTCGCCGTTTTCTATAACTGTTAAATTACAATTAAAATGGTGTGTAAATTTCTCTACTACACTTAGTTCTGTAAGTTCGTCGCGTTTACCATATAGTATTTTTGTTGGGGTATTCCATTTAGTAATAGGATGTTTTTTGACATATTGCAAATATTCCCATGAAAGTGTATGACCAAATGAAGTTGGAATAATTAGTTCATGTTTAAGTTGTTCTTCTGATACATTTGCCCAAAGCATCATATTAGAAATAAGCTGTTGCATATCGAGAATTGGAGATACAAAAATACATTCGTCCAAATTCTCATTTTCAAAACTTAACATACTAAACCATGCACCAATACTATTTGCATATAATGCAATTTGATTCCAATTAGATTTTGAATATTTCATTATAGTTAAGAGCTCTGGAACAACATTCCATGGGTCAAATGAAATATTTTCTTCTTTACGTTCTCCATGTTTAGGTAAATCAATACTTAAAACCTGCCATCCGTGATTAACAGCAATATTAGCAAAAGTTTCGGCCTCTTCTTTATAACCACATTGTCCATGTATGTAAATATACAATTTGTTTGAAGGATTTCCCAAAAGAATCGAAGGAATTCCATGAATTTGAAAATGTTTCTTTTCCATAAAAATCTCCCCTCAGTTTAAGATATAGTAGCTATTACTATATATATTAAACTATAAAATTACACTGTAATATTCTAATTTAATATAATGCTAATCGAATTAGTTATAATACTAATGTAATTAGTATTATATTAAACTAAAATAAAATTGTCAATATTACTTTTAATATAAAGTGCTTTACAAGTCTTAATTGTTGACGAAGCTAATTAGATTAGTTAAACTAATAAAGTA
This sequence is a window from Clostridioides difficile. Protein-coding genes within it:
- the hcp gene encoding hydroxylamine reductase; its protein translation is MENSMFCYQCEQTVGGKGCTKIGVCGKTPEIAALQDLLIYQLKGISCYAKVLLDNKEKIDKDIVSFIENSLFTTLTNVNFDGDVHENMLRKSQEIKQRLREKIKEPLVNNEYAEYNLSETRSQMLEDAKRAGIMFDESLNPDIRSLRMTILYGLKGISAYGHQARELGYYNNQVDEFYFRALSTITDDDISLENLITLTLKTGDMSVAVMQKLDEANTTIYKNPEPHKVNVKIKKGPFIIVSGHDLKDLEMLLKQTEGKGINIYTHGEMIPCHGYPELNKYTHLVGNFGGAWQDQQKEFDSIPGCILMTTNCLMKPRDSYKDRIFTTSVVGWDGVKYIGKNKDGEKDFSEIINKALELGGFEESEEPYEILVGFGHNATLSNAPAIVDAVKSGKIKHFFLIGGCDGARPGRNYYTEFAKQVPKDCIILTLACGKYRFNKLNFGEVAGFPRLLDVGQCNDAYSAVRIALALADAFDTDVNSLPLSIILSWYEQKAVADLLALLSLDIKNIYLGPSLPAFISPNVLQYLVDTFNLIPISTPEKDLAACLNVPVK
- a CDS encoding helix-turn-helix transcriptional regulator gives rise to the protein MAIIVNLDVMMAKRKISLKDLAEKIDITNANLSILKTGKAKAVRFTTLNEICKALDCQPGDILEYVEDD
- a CDS encoding DUF2975 domain-containing protein; translation: MITRLFNNILSVFLYFILVILSLSGILFMCMIPMFLYDFNFEKLFILVVRIMYFSNYFIVILCLTFIINSTKYSPFILENVKRFKIMGYCLLINTIIECINGYSLNTSNIRVFGTDSGGISPLMVISFIFALMCFVIAETFNKAIRIKEDNDLTI
- a CDS encoding DUF2975 domain-containing protein, whose amino-acid sequence is MKKNISSKILNNIVLVGIILTLLSLILTPLVLTAYFKSGMGITNTNMPTIISVAIYVCAIPYVVSLFMLKRLCKLVAINNPFSKEIPKNLKKISICAFSEIFIFNFVVIILYYCYDIYLYAITIIPVVIVSFISLAIGFLALVLSILFDKVIEIKDENDKTI
- a CDS encoding alpha/beta hydrolase, producing the protein MEKKHFQIHGIPSILLGNPSNKLYIYIHGQCGYKEEAETFANIAVNHGWQVLSIDLPKHGERKEENISFDPWNVVPELLTIMKYSKSNWNQIALYANSIGAWFSMLSFENENLDECIFVSPILDMQQLISNMMLWANVSEEQLKHELIIPTSFGHTLSWEYLQYVKKHPITKWNTPTKILYGKRDELTELSVVEKFTHHFNCNLTVIENGEHWFNTPEQLKVLNEWSNTLFELK